Proteins from one Syngnathoides biaculeatus isolate LvHL_M chromosome 8, ASM1980259v1, whole genome shotgun sequence genomic window:
- the gosr1 gene encoding Golgi SNAP receptor complex member 1, whose amino-acid sequence MAGMGSSNYWEDLRKQARQLENELDLKLVSFSKLCTTYNSSRDARSDTTPLLNNSTQDRMFDTMSVEMEQLLAKLVTVNDKMAEYTTAPGTASLNAALMHTLQRHRDILQDYTHEFHKTKGNFLAIREREDLLGSVRKDIEMYKSGSGVNNRRTELFLKEHEHLRNSDRLMDDTISIAMATKENMTSQRGVLKSIQSRVNTLANRFPAINSLIQRINLRKRRDSLILGTVIGVCTVLLLLYAFH is encoded by the exons ATGGCAGGAATGGGAAGCAGCAACTATTGGGAAG ATCTACGAAAACAGGCCAGGCAGTTGGAGAACGAACTGGACCTGAAGTTGGTTTCCTTCAGTAAACTGTGTACCACCTACAACAGCTCCAGAGATGCACG GTCTGACACCACACCATTGCTaaataactccacacaggacagGATGTTTGACACCATGTCAGTGGAGATGGAGCAGCTCCTGGCCAAA ctggTGACAGTAAATGATAAGATGGCGGAGTACACAACTGCTCCGGGCACCGCTTCGCTGAATGCCGCACTCATGCACACCCTCCAGAGGCACAGAGACATTCTGCAG GATTACACACACGAGTTCCACAAAACCAAAGGAAACTTCTTAGCGATCCGCGAACGGGAAGACCTATTAGGATCCGTCAGAAAGGATATCGA AATGTATAAAAGCGGTTCTGGTGTCAACAACAGAAGAACGGAGCTGTTTCTGAAGGAACATGAGCATCTGAGAAA CTCCGACCGACTGATGGACGACACAATAAG CATTGCCATGGCGACCAAGGAGAATATGACATCCCAAAGGGGCGTGCTGAAATCCATACAGAGCAGAGTCAACACGCTGGCCA ACCGCTTCCCAGCCATCAACAGCCTCATCCAGCGGATCAACCTCCGGAAGAGACGGGACTCCCTCATCCTCGGCACTGTGATCGGCGTCTGCACCGTTCTCCTCTTGCTCTACGCTTTTCACTGA